Proteins from one Staphylococcus saprophyticus subsp. saprophyticus ATCC 15305 = NCTC 7292 genomic window:
- the mnhB2 gene encoding Na+/H+ antiporter Mnh2 subunit B has protein sequence MKENDVVLKTVTKIVVFILLTFGFYLFLAGHNNPGGGFIGGLVFSSAFLLMFLAFDVKQVLVALPLDFRILMICGSLLSFLTAVVPMFFGKPFLYQTDAYVQLPLLGEVHLTTVTVFEAGIVLAVVGVVVTVMLSISGGRS, from the coding sequence ATGAAAGAGAATGATGTTGTATTAAAAACCGTAACGAAGATCGTTGTGTTTATTTTGTTAACATTTGGATTCTACTTGTTTTTGGCAGGTCATAATAATCCAGGTGGCGGATTTATCGGCGGTCTCGTGTTTAGTTCAGCGTTTTTACTAATGTTCTTGGCTTTTGATGTTAAACAAGTATTAGTAGCGTTACCGCTTGATTTTAGAATTCTAATGATTTGTGGTTCATTACTATCATTTCTCACTGCTGTTGTACCTATGTTCTTTGGTAAACCGTTCCTTTACCAAACAGATGCTTATGTACAATTACCGTTATTAGGGGAAGTGCACTTAACGACAGTTACCGTATTTGAAGCGGGAATCGTATTAGCCGTTGTGGGTGTTGTTGTGACCGTTATGTTGTCTATCAGTGGTGGTC